The following are encoded in a window of Scophthalmus maximus strain ysfricsl-2021 chromosome 2, ASM2237912v1, whole genome shotgun sequence genomic DNA:
- the LOC124851007 gene encoding proline-rich protein 2-like translates to MGTTRSPGDPRGHQGTHEATRGPPHGHQGAPHGHQGPHEATRDRTRPPGAPTWPPGGPTWPPGIAQGHQGAHMSTRGPTRPPGGTHMATRDRTRPPGGTHVHQGPHEATRDRTRPPGGTHVHQGTHEATRGPPHGHQGAPTWPPGIAQGHQGAHMSTRGPTRPPGGTHMATRDRTRPPGGTHVHQGTHEATRGPPHGHQGAPTWPPGIAQGHQGAHMSTRGPTRPPGGPHMATRDRTRPPGGTHVHQGPHEATRDRTRLPGGPPGNKSEKESETRRIQM, encoded by the coding sequence ATGGGAACCACGAGGTCACCAGGGGACCCACGAGGCCACCAGGGGACCCACgaggccaccagggggcccccacatggccaccagggggccccaCATGGCCACCAGGGGCCCCACGAGGCCACCAGGGATCGCACAAGGCCACCAGGGGCCCCCacatggccaccagggggccccaCATGGCCACCAGGGATCGCACaaggccaccagggggcacacATGTCCACCAGGGGACCCACgaggccaccagggggcacccACATGGCCACCAGGGATCGCACaaggccaccagggggcacacATGTCCACCAGGGGCCCCACGAGGCCACCAGGGATCGCACaaggccaccagggggcacacATGTCCACCAGGGGACCCACgaggccaccagggggcccccacatggccaccagggggcccccacATGGCCACCAGGGATCGCACAAGGTCACCAGGGGGCACACATGTCCACCAGGGGACCCACgaggccaccagggggcacccACATGGCCACCAGGGATCGCACaaggccaccagggggcacacATGTCCACCAGGGGACCCACgaggccaccagggggcccccacatggccaccagggggcccccacATGGCCACCAGGGATCGCACAAGGTCACCAGGGGGCACACATGTCCACCAGGGGACCCACgaggccaccagggggcccccacATGGCCACCAGGGATCGCACaaggccaccagggggcacacATGTCCACCAGGGGCCCCACGAGGCCACCAGGGATCGCACAAGGCTACCAGGGGGCCCACCTGGCAATaagagtgaaaaagaaagtgaaactaGACGAATACAGATGTAA